CCTGGAGGAGCTGGCCGCCGGCGAGAAGATCGGCGCGGTGGTGTTCGACCCGGACTACGTCGTCAACGGCGACATCGCGGATGTGGTGATCGTCGCCGACGGCACCCGGTTGAGCCGGGTCACCGAGTTCACCGCGCAGCCCGTCACCACCATGGACCCGACCCGCCGGCTCGGCCGGATCGAGGCCCGCGCGTCCGTCGACATCGGCGCCGACCCGGGCCTGGCCGACACCGCCGCACTGCTGCTGGCCGCCGAACAGATCGGCGCGGCGACCCGGTGCCTGGAACTCACGGTCGCCTACACCAAGGAGCGGGTGCAGTTCGGCCGGCCGATCGGCAGCTTCCAGGCGCTCAAACACCGGATGGCCGATCTGTACGTGGCGGTGCAGTCGGCCCGCGCGGTGGTGGCGGCCGCGATCGCCGACCCGTCGCCGGCCAACGCCTCGCTGGCCCGGGTGACGGCCAGCGAGGCGTTCACCAAGGTCGCGGCCGAGGCGATCCAGATGCACGGCGGCATCGCGATCACCTGGGAACACGACATCCAGCTGTACTTCAAGCGGGCGCACGGCAGCGCGCAGCTGCTCGGCGCTCCGCGGGAGCACCTGCGCCGGCTGGAATCCGAGGTGCTCTAGCGTAGGAACCGTGGTGGAGTCTCGCGGTCGGGCGAAGGCCGGCGACGTCTGGGGTCCCGCGCTGCGCGCCGGGATTCCGCCGTTCCATGTGATGGACGTGTGGCTGGCGGCCGCCGAGCGCCAGCGCAGCCACGGCGACCTGGTGAACCTGGCGGCCGGACAGCCGAGCGCCGGTGCGCCGCGGGCGGTTCGGGAGGCGGCCAAGGCGGCGTTGGACTCCACCGTGCTGGGCTACACCGTGGCGCTGGGCATTCCGGAGCTGCGCGAGGCGATCGCGCGGTCCTACCGGGACCGCTACCGGCTCGATATCGACCCCTCGGACGTCGTGGTCACCACCGGGTCGTCGGGCGGATTCCTGCTGGCGTTTCTGGCCTGTTTCGACCCCGGTGACCGGGTGGCGTTCGCCAGCCCCGGCTACCCTTGCTACCGCAACATCCTGACCGCGCTGGGCTGCGAGGTGGTGGAGCTTTCGTGCGGGCCCCAGACCCGGTTCCAGCCGACCGTGCAGATGCTCGCCGAACTCGATCCTCCGGTGCAGGGTGTCATCGTGGCCAGTCCGGCCAATCCGACCGGGACGGTGATCCCGCCCGCGGAGCTGGCGGCGATCGCGGCCTGGTGCGATGCGTCGGGGGTGCGGCTGATCAGCGATGAGGTCTACCACGGGCTGGTCTACGCGGGCGCCCCGGCCACCAGCTGCGCCTGGTCGACGTCGCGCAACGCCGTAGTGGTGAACAGCTTCTCGAAGTACTTCGCGATGACGGGCTGGCGGCTGGGGTGGCTGCTGGTGCCGCGGGAGCTGCAACGTGCGGTGGACTGTCTGACCGGCAACTTCACCATCTGCCCGCCGACGCTGCCGCAGCTCGCCGCGGTCGCCGCGTTCACCCCGGAGTCCATCGCCGAGGCCGACGCGCTGCTGGACCACTACGCGCACAACCGCCGGCTGCTGGTGGACGGTCTGCGCGCCATCGGCATCGACCGGGTCGCCCCGCCCGACGGGGCGTTCTACGTCTACGCCGACGTGTCGCACCTGACCGACGATTCGCTGTCGTTCTGCTCGAAGCTGCTCGACGAGACCGGGGTCGCGATCGCCCCGGGGATCGATTTCGACCCGACCCGCGGCGGATCGTTCGTGCGGTTGTCGTTCGCCGGACCGACCGAGGACATCACCGAGGCGGTGCGCCGGATCGGCGCCTGGCTGGGCTGAGCCGGGCCTTCCCGATTTGTCGGTGCGGCGCGCTAGCGTCGGGCCATGTTCGAAAACCTGTTCGATATCGATCCCGCGGCGAGCGAGGCCCGCCTGCGGGAGCAGATCGAACAGCTCGAACGGTTGAAGTCCGCGGCGGCCGCCGCACAGGCCCGGGCGACCGCGGCGTGGCGGGAGAAGCGGCATGCCGCCGAGGCCGGCGCCGGGGTTCCGGCGCACAACCGCGGCCGCGGGCTGGCCACCGAGGTCGCGCTGGCGCGCCGGGAGGCCCCGCAGCAGGGCGGCCGGTTCCTGGGGCTGGCGACCGCGCTGGTTCACGAGATGCCCCACACCCTCGCGGCGCTGGAGGCGGGGGTGCTCTCGGAGTGGCGCGCGACGTTGATCGTGCGGGAGTCGGCGTGTCTGAGCGTCGAGCATCGTCGCGAGCTGGACGCCCGGATGTGCGCCGACGCCGCCCGTCTCACGGGCTGGGGCGACAAGCGGATCGAGGCGGAGGCGAAACGGATCGCCTGCGAACTAGACGTCGCCGCGGTGGTCGATCGCAGCGCGAAGGCCGCCCGGGACCGGCACGTGAAGGTGCGGCCGGCGCCCGATTCGATGGTCTGGCTCAGCGCGCTGCTGCCGGTGCGCGAGGGGGTGAGTGTCTACGCGGCGCTCAAACATGCCGCCGACACCACCTTCGACGATCGCACCCACGGACAGGTGATGGCCGACACGTTGGTGCAGCGGATCACCGGACGCCCTGCGGGACAACCGGTTTCGGTGATGCTGAACCTGGTGATGGCCGATACCACGCTGCTGGGTGACGACGAGGCGCCGGCCTGGCTGCAGGAGTACGGCCCGTTGCCGGCGGCGATCGCGCGGGCGCTGACCGGCGATGCCGCCAGGGACGCCGCCACCAAGGCGCTGTTGCGGCGGCTGTATCGCCATCCGCGCAGCGGCCAGTTGGTGGCGATGGAGTCGAAGGCCCGCATCTTCCCGAAGGGCCTGGCCACGCTGATCGGGTTGCGCGATCAGACCTGCCGCATGCCGTACTGCAACGCCCGCATCCGCCACCACGACCACGCCGTGCCGGCGCACCGGGGCGGGCCGACCAGCGCCGTCAACGGGTTGGGCGCGTGCGAGGCGTGCAATTACGCCAAGGAGGCGCCGGGCTGGTCGGTCACCACGAGCGAGGTGGACGGGCAGCACAAAGCCGAGTTCGTCACCCCTACCCACGCGGTCTACCGGTCGATCGCACCGCCGCTGCCCGGACCGCCGGTTCGCAGGACGAGCGTGATCGAAGGGCGGCTCAGCATCGACCTGGTCACCTTCGACGCGGCGTGACCGCCATAGCGCCCCAGGCGGCGGCTGATGCCGCCGCAACCGGGCGGGTGGTGGCTGCCGTCAGCGGCGGCGCTGTGCGACGTACCAGTCGAGCAGATCCGGGTTGTCCACCGCGCTGCGCTCGACGACCTTGGCCGGATCGGCGCCCTGGAAGAGTTTCTTGATCGGCACCTCGAGCTTCTTGCCGGTGCGGGTGTGCGGAACCCCTGGCGCGGCGATGATCTCGTCCGGCACATGCCGCGGCGACACCTCGTCGCGGATGGTCTTGTTGATCCGCGCGCGCAGCTCGTCGGTCAACTCGGCGCCCTCCGCCAGCACCACGAACAGCGGCATCCAGTAGCCGCCGTCGTCCAGTTCGCAGCCGATCACCAGCGCCTCGGTCACCTCCGGCAGCTGTTCCACCGCCTGGTAGATGTCGGCGCTGCCCATGCGGATGCCGTGCCGGTTGAGCGTGGAGTCCGACCGACCGTGCACGACGATGCTGCCGCGGTCGGTGATCGTGATCCAGTCGCCGTGCCGCCACACACCCGGGAACATCTCGAAATAAGCGCTGCGATAACGCGATCCGTCCGGGTCGTTCCAGAAGCCGACCGGCATCGACGGCATCGGCTTGGTCACCACCAGCTCGCCCACCTCGTTGCGCACCGGCTTGCCCGATTCGTCCCAGGCGTCCAGCGCGCACCCCAGGTACGGCGCGGACAATTCGCCGGGCCACACCGGAACCGTGCGCACCCCACCGATGAACGCCG
The window above is part of the Mycolicibacterium hassiacum DSM 44199 genome. Proteins encoded here:
- the ipdE2 gene encoding acyl-CoA dehydrogenase IpdE2, coding for MTDERQLLRETVAALVDKHAGSEAVRAAMASERGYDPALWALLCEQVGAAALVVPEDLGGAGGELADAAVVLEELGKALAPTPLLGTTLAELALLAADEPDTDALEELAAGEKIGAVVFDPDYVVNGDIADVVIVADGTRLSRVTEFTAQPVTTMDPTRRLGRIEARASVDIGADPGLADTAALLLAAEQIGAATRCLELTVAYTKERVQFGRPIGSFQALKHRMADLYVAVQSARAVVAAAIADPSPANASLARVTASEAFTKVAAEAIQMHGGIAITWEHDIQLYFKRAHGSAQLLGAPREHLRRLESEVL
- a CDS encoding pyridoxal phosphate-dependent aminotransferase is translated as MDVWLAAAERQRSHGDLVNLAAGQPSAGAPRAVREAAKAALDSTVLGYTVALGIPELREAIARSYRDRYRLDIDPSDVVVTTGSSGGFLLAFLACFDPGDRVAFASPGYPCYRNILTALGCEVVELSCGPQTRFQPTVQMLAELDPPVQGVIVASPANPTGTVIPPAELAAIAAWCDASGVRLISDEVYHGLVYAGAPATSCAWSTSRNAVVVNSFSKYFAMTGWRLGWLLVPRELQRAVDCLTGNFTICPPTLPQLAAVAAFTPESIAEADALLDHYAHNRRLLVDGLRAIGIDRVAPPDGAFYVYADVSHLTDDSLSFCSKLLDETGVAIAPGIDFDPTRGGSFVRLSFAGPTEDITEAVRRIGAWLG
- a CDS encoding HNH endonuclease, whose translation is MFENLFDIDPAASEARLREQIEQLERLKSAAAAAQARATAAWREKRHAAEAGAGVPAHNRGRGLATEVALARREAPQQGGRFLGLATALVHEMPHTLAALEAGVLSEWRATLIVRESACLSVEHRRELDARMCADAARLTGWGDKRIEAEAKRIACELDVAAVVDRSAKAARDRHVKVRPAPDSMVWLSALLPVREGVSVYAALKHAADTTFDDRTHGQVMADTLVQRITGRPAGQPVSVMLNLVMADTTLLGDDEAPAWLQEYGPLPAAIARALTGDAARDAATKALLRRLYRHPRSGQLVAMESKARIFPKGLATLIGLRDQTCRMPYCNARIRHHDHAVPAHRGGPTSAVNGLGACEACNYAKEAPGWSVTTSEVDGQHKAEFVTPTHAVYRSIAPPLPGPPVRRTSVIEGRLSIDLVTFDAA